A window of the Bos indicus x Bos taurus breed Angus x Brahman F1 hybrid chromosome X, Bos_hybrid_MaternalHap_v2.0, whole genome shotgun sequence genome harbors these coding sequences:
- the LOC113886994 gene encoding P antigen family member 3-like isoform X2 has protein sequence MSGQVASALGPTKQDCSQVDEPVVQPSVEQPQQEEPPAEIQDITPRKEEVHVEDPVNRDEEEEKDPFEDSGLEADLQRLALAKTGGEGGDGPDVREEFASNIEPVEMPEAGEGQPFA, from the exons atgagTGGGCAAGTGGCATCAGCATTGGGACCTACAAAGCAAGATTGCTCCCAGGTGGATGAACCTGTGGTT CAGCCCAGTGTTGAGCAACCTCAACAAGAGGAACCGCCAGCTGAGATTCAGGATATCACACCTAGAAAGGAGGAAGTACATGTAGAGGATCCAGTGAATCGtgatgaagaagaggagaaggatccCTTTGAAG attctggcCTGGAAGCTGATCTCCAGCGATTGGCTCTGGCAAAGACTGGGGGTGAAGGTGGAGATGGTCCCGATGTCAGGGAGGAGTTTGCATCAAATATAGAGCCTGTTGAAATGCCAGAAGCAG GTGAAGGGCAGCCATTTGCTTAA
- the LOC113886994 gene encoding P antigen family member 3-like isoform X3, which translates to MSGQVASALGPTKQDCSQVDEPVVPSVEQPQQEEPPAEIQDITPRKEEVHVEDPVNRDEEEEKDPFEDSGLEADLQRLALAKTGGEGGDGPDVREEFASNIEPVEMPEAGEGQPFA; encoded by the exons atgagTGGGCAAGTGGCATCAGCATTGGGACCTACAAAGCAAGATTGCTCCCAGGTGGATGAACCTGTGGTT CCCAGTGTTGAGCAACCTCAACAAGAGGAACCGCCAGCTGAGATTCAGGATATCACACCTAGAAAGGAGGAAGTACATGTAGAGGATCCAGTGAATCGtgatgaagaagaggagaaggatccCTTTGAAG attctggcCTGGAAGCTGATCTCCAGCGATTGGCTCTGGCAAAGACTGGGGGTGAAGGTGGAGATGGTCCCGATGTCAGGGAGGAGTTTGCATCAAATATAGAGCCTGTTGAAATGCCAGAAGCAG GTGAAGGGCAGCCATTTGCTTAA
- the LOC113886994 gene encoding P antigen family member 3-like isoform X1 encodes MSGQVASALGPTKQDCSQVDEPVVDQQPSVEQPQQEEPPAEIQDITPRKEEVHVEDPVNRDEEEEKDPFEDSGLEADLQRLALAKTGGEGGDGPDVREEFASNIEPVEMPEAGEGQPFA; translated from the exons atgagTGGGCAAGTGGCATCAGCATTGGGACCTACAAAGCAAGATTGCTCCCAGGTGGATGAACCTGTGGTT GACCAGCAGCCCAGTGTTGAGCAACCTCAACAAGAGGAACCGCCAGCTGAGATTCAGGATATCACACCTAGAAAGGAGGAAGTACATGTAGAGGATCCAGTGAATCGtgatgaagaagaggagaaggatccCTTTGAAG attctggcCTGGAAGCTGATCTCCAGCGATTGGCTCTGGCAAAGACTGGGGGTGAAGGTGGAGATGGTCCCGATGTCAGGGAGGAGTTTGCATCAAATATAGAGCCTGTTGAAATGCCAGAAGCAG GTGAAGGGCAGCCATTTGCTTAA